From the Aptenodytes patagonicus chromosome 25, bAptPat1.pri.cur, whole genome shotgun sequence genome, the window AAATATCCCAGGGCCGTCCAAGCCGCCCGCTGCACCCACCTTGCTCACTGCGCCCACCTCACCCCccggctccctggggctgggggcagccagtTTGTGGGGTGCACTCCACCGCCCTGCAGAGGCTGGGGGGATGGGGTGTCAGTGTCCCCAGCGCTTCCCGGGGACGGTGTTCGGGACTGGGCTGCTGTCCCCAGACCTCCCTGCGGGTCTGTGCCCGGGGTGGGGAAGCCGTCCCCCACGAGGGGTTTGGGGTGCACGCCGGGGCCGTGCCTGAGCTGCTCCCTCACCGTCCCCTCCCAGCTCGCCCAGAAGTACGACCCACAGAAGGAGGCTGAGCTGCGGACATGGATCGAGAGCGTCACAGGGCAGCAGATCGGGCCCGATTTCCAGAAGGGGCTGAAGGACGGGGTGATCCTCTGCGAGTGAGTCCCACGCTGCTCGCTGGGCGatgctgagcacagccccttggcCCCTGCTCTGTTCGGATGGGGACGCAGGAGACCTGCCCTCCAGGGGACCCCCACCAAGCCCTTGGGGTGGGAAGGGCGGGCTGGATCTGGCCATGCCCACGCCGGTGGGACCCACCAGAGGTTTCCTCTGCGGCGCTGCCTGGCCAGAATTGCCCCCAAAGTGCCCATGTctggggggagccctgggggccAGCAGGGACTTGGGGGGGGGAATCGCCTCACACTTGCGGGGGAGACCTGGGCTGGACCTTCCCCAAAAGGGCCCGtgccccgctgccgcccggggTCTCTACCCTGCCACAGCCCCcgctccccctgcctccctccaggctCATGAACAAGCTGCAGCCCAACTCGGTGAGGAAGATCAATCGCTCGGCTCAGAACTGGCACCAGGTAGGtgtgggcagccctgcctgcgaCCCGGCCGCTGCAGAGCCCCGGTTctgccccggcccctctgccATCACCCGCCGGGGTCTtacccctctccccccacccccagctcgaGAACCTCTCCAACTTCATCAAGGCCATGGCCAGCTACGGCATGAACCCCGTGGACCTCTTTGAAGCCAACGACCTCTTTGAGAGCGGGAACCTGACGCAGGTGCAAGTGTCACTGCTGGCCCTGGCAGGCATGGTGAGCATGTGGGGACAAGCGGcttgggagggggcgcagccccGCGGGGACCGGCTGGGTGGGCCCCCAGCTTGGGGTGGTGCCTGTGGGACCCCGCGGCTCCCCCTGCCCGGGGAGAGGGTGGGAGGTCTGGGACCCCTGTCCTTCCTCACTGCCCCTCCCCGGCAGGCCAAGACGAAGGGGATGCAGAGTGGCGTGGACATTGGCGTGAAGTACTcggagaagcagcagaggaactTCGACGAGGCCAAGATGAAGGCTGGGCAGTGCGTGATCGGGCTGCAGGTGGGCTGGCCCCGCGCGTGCCCCAGGGTGATGGGTGACGGGGCTCCAGTTTTATCAAACCCTCAGCACCCACCGTCACGgcttcaagcacagccgggggGACCCGAGGCTCAAGGTGCCTCGAGTGTCCTTGGGATCTGGGACCATCTTGGCTCTGTGTCTGAACCCCGGCACTCAATGTCTGGGAGAGGCTGGGTCAGGGAGCGCTGGCTGTGCTCCCCCCGGCTAcgaggggacagggagggaggagaaggggcacGTGTGGGGCAGCGCTCGGTCTCACCGGACCCCCTTGTCAGATGGGCACGAACAAGTGCGCCAGCCAGTCCGGCATGACGGCGTACGGCACCAGGAGGCACCTCTACGACCCCAAGAACCAGATCCTGCCGCCCATGGACCACTCCACCATCAGCCTCCAGATGGGCACCAACAAATGTGCCAGCCAGGTGAGCCACCGCGGCCACGGtggggaggggtggtgggggggacCACGGCCGAGCCCTGCTTCGTCCTGTCCTTCCAGGTGGGCATGACGGCTCCCGGCACCAGGAGACACATCTATGACGCCAAGATGGGGACGGAGAAGTGCGACAACTCGTCCATGTCGCTGCAGATGGGCTCCAACCAGGGCGCCAACCAGAGCGGCCAGGTCTTTGGCTTGGGCCGCCAGATCTACGACCCCAAGTACTGCCCGCAGGGCAGCCAGGGCGAGGTGGCCAACGCTGCCTGCGACGAgggcggggacccccccgggtACCACTACTACCGTGAGGAGGAGAGCTACTGAGCGGGACGTTGTCCAGCCCCGTCTCGCACCATCTCATGTACAGACCCCACTGCCAGCGACATTCCAGCCTCTACTTTTGTCATTCcctctttttaaactttttttttttttttaaattttgaaatgaatCTATTTTTCTGAGCAAGGAAATAAAGACCCTGTTTCTAGAGAAGAGACCGGCCGTTTCCCGCAGCCCATGGGCGTCCCCAGgccccagcgcagccccggcGTTTGCAGCAGGAAGGCAGCGGATGCTCCAGCGCCGAGGGGCGGACGGTGTCTCCTCTCACGCAGCCAAGAAGACGCATTCCCACCCAGCGTCCACCGCGCCGCCCCTGCGATGCTCTGCCGCGGCAGCGCCCGGATCCCTCAGCAAGGAGGGGGGGCAGCCACCCATGCTCCCCCAGTGCTGCTTCTCGTTCCCGTGCTGGCAGGACCCGGCTCAGCCCCGCGGAGGAGAGGGGCTCGGGTTGGCGGGACGTGGTGGGAGCACGGCCGGGAGAGACCCTCAGGCGTGGGGGGAGCCCAGGGCGGTGTGGGTCCTTGGCCCGGGGACGGGATattgtgtgtgtgtcagtgtgtgtgtgtgtgtgtgcgcgcgcaccACCAGCAGCCTTGCACTCTCGTGTGATCTCTAGAAGCGAAGCTGGAAATGCCTTTTTTGCAGAACTCGTAGGGACCAAGTTGCCGAGGCCCCCGGTCGtggccgcagggctgggctgggacccGGCACACCCGGCACCCGGCTGTGCTCTGGCTCCGAAAGCTGCAGTAATGCGATCGCCTGGCAGGCTGGAGCCAAGGCTGACTCCGACGGCCGCATCCTGCACCACAGGGCGATGCCCGAGTGCgggcagctgccagggcagcGCGCGGGGCTGGGGACGCTGGTGCACAGTGCAGCCCCCTGTCGGCTTCTTCGCCTCATGTGGGGTTTTTAATGCAGATGCTCTTAtattgaaatcttttttttttaaaaaaaaatctttttaactTAAGCAGGAGCCGGTTTCTGGTGCAGGCTCCTTGTGTCAGTGCTCAGGCTGGATCCCCCCATGCCTGGGGGGGGTGGGAGCTGCCGTAGACCTGGGCAAGACCCCAGAGCGCCGTGGCCGTGGGGCAGGAGGCTGCGCTCCGGGGGGCTGagccgctgcggggccggggcgctgaGCGGGAGCTAGGAACTGGCTGTGAGGTTGACGGTGCTGCTGTGAGGTGTGCTGGTCCTGAACGTGGGCAATAAAAAGCTTCCTGAAGGGACATGTTGTGCCGTGCTGTCCAGCGCCAGGCTGTGAAGCAGAGCTGGGCGCTGCGGTTAAACGCGGGGCGGCCGGCTCCTGCCGGCGCGGGCTGCACCCGGGGCTCAGCGTTGCCCTGAGCGCAGCCGAGGGACCTGCGGGACCCAAACCCGCGTGGTGCCCCCGAGGGCCATGTCCCAGCGGTGGCCCTGGGCTCACGGCCCTGGCCGTGCCTGTGCGAGCCCTGTCTGGGCAGGGATCCACCTTTTGGGGTGAAACGCTGCGTTTCAGAGAGCCGCGCTCCCCCAGCTTAGGCCGCAGCCTCCGGCCGGGCGTTACCACCCGCTGCAGCAAGAGCAACTCAGCTTGGCTCCCATGgggccctgcccgcgccgcctCCTGCAGCATCGAGCTGCCGAGGTTCACCGGCGCCAGCGCGGTGCTGCCGGCTGCGCTGCCCGCCGCGGCGTGACTCAGCGGTCTCTGCCTTCGGGGACCCTCCCGGGGCCATCGCTGCCGCCCAGCGCCCCGGTGTCACCCCGGTGCACCCCACCTCGAGGCTGCCGCAGCCCCGGGGGCTCGGGGACCCTGGTGGGGAAGGGTCTGTCCCTCGGGAGCCCAGCGAGGGGAGACGCAGGGCGGGTGGGAGCCCTCCCCGCCCACCGCCTCGGCGGGCAGCCACGGGGTCCGTGGGCAGTGGGCTGGCCTGTCCCCCCAGCGGGGGTCTCAGCCCACCCCAGGCCGCGCCCACGGCAGGGGCTCCGCTGCCCCGTGGGGCTCCCAAGGGTGCCCACCCCAAGGGCagggtggggctgggtggggcaGGGGTGTGGCATGGGCGGGGCAGGGTGTGGCAGAGGGtgcggcagggcaggggaagggcaggggcgGGGACGGGCTCCTGCCCCTCGCACGCCCCCGtgaccccctccccccccccgcgccgcacCGGCCCCTTTAAGACTCGCTTCCCATGACGTCACGCCCGCGGCTACTTTGTAgcgcggggagggcggggccTGCGCGCGAGCCCGGCGGAGCCGCCCGGCGGAGCCCGCGGGGTCTCTTAAAGGGGCCGCGCGGTGGCGGCGTGAGCAGGTAACGGGACGGGAGCTGCTGCGGGCGGGAGGGCTGCGCCGCCGGGAGCTGGCCTCGGCCGGGCTTCGGCTTCGCAGCGTCCCCCGGGGCTGTCCGCatctcccctccccgccggcgctgtccccacgtccccatcatCCCTCCGGGCTGTCCCCGTCATCCCCCCGGTCCGTCCACCTCCCCGTGGCTCCGCACCCCGCCCAgcgcggagctcggcgcggcgggaccggggccaggggctgccaggggctgccaggggctgggagcCGCCGTGCTCCCGGTTGCAGCGATGGGGCGTGTTTGTCCCCCGTGGGGTGAGTGAGCAGATTCCCACGCGAGTCACCTTCTGGGAGGCGGCTTCTGGAGGATCCCGGTGTTATGCGTTTGTTTTGTCCCGAAAAGAGCCGCTGCCCCCGGCGGGGCTGAGGCTCCTCCCAGCCCGGCAAGCCCCGCAGCATCCCCCCGGTCCCGGCGCCAGccgcctctgcccccccccccccccccccccccccccgctcggCCGGTGTCACCCCCACCCTGGCAGCCGcctcccggggccggggcgctgggTCCCCGCTCGCTCCCGCTGCGGCGGGGGTGGGTGGCACAGCTCTCCCCACGCCCCGGTGCCCCCCCGGAGGAATCCTCCCCCCAGGACCCCGCTCGTGTCCGGCCCCCGCAGGCTGATTAGCCGGATTTCCCAGCCGGGATCCTAATCNNNNNNNNNNNNNNNNNNNNNNNNNNNNNNNNNNNNNNNNNNNNNNNNNNNNNNNNNNNNNNNNNNNNNNNNNNNNNNNNNNNNNNNNNNNNNNNNNNNNGGTGAGCACCGGGGatggggggtgccggggggagcAAAGACCCCCTGGCTGACCCCCTggcctccccccttccccccccccccccagccctgccggtgAGGGACTATCTGAGAGAGGGCGAGACCTTCTCGCGGTTCCTCCGGACCAACACATCTCTTCCTCCCGCGCTGGTGGACGAGCTGATgggggctcggctcagcccccgcATCGTGAGTGTCGGCATGGCGCCCGCTCCCGGTGCCCGcggtgctgggggctgcggcgTGACCGgccctctcctgccagctctccctgGCGGGGCACCCGCCTCCCGCTGAAGGCCGTGGTCTGCAACGCCTCGAGCTGGGGGGCTTCCTGGCGGGGGGGCGACGCCGCCTCCACCCAGCGCCTGCAGCGAGGGCTctgcgccctgcccggcccccagCTCCGTGCCATGGAGggctccttcctctcccagctcGACCTCCCCCGGCTCCTGGCGGTGAGCCCCCAGCCTGCCAGGTGCTGGGACGTGCTGGGTGCTGGAGACGCCGGGGCAGagacccccggcccccccg encodes:
- the CNN2 gene encoding calponin-2 — its product is MSSSQFNKGPSYGLSAEVKNRLAQKYDPQKEAELRTWIESVTGQQIGPDFQKGLKDGVILCELMNKLQPNSVRKINRSAQNWHQLENLSNFIKAMASYGMNPVDLFEANDLFESGNLTQVQVSLLALAGMAKTKGMQSGVDIGVKYSEKQQRNFDEAKMKAGQCVIGLQMGTNKCASQSGMTAYGTRRHLYDPKNQILPPMDHSTISLQMGTNKCASQVGMTAPGTRRHIYDAKMGTEKCDNSSMSLQMGSNQGANQSGQVFGLGRQIYDPKYCPQGSQGEVANAACDEGGDPPGYHYYREEESY